In Methanobrevibacter wolinii SH, the sequence TGACCAAATTCATATATATTATGTTCAAGTAAAAATGGAATTAAATTCATGAAAATAATATGAGACATTTGTTCTACTTCACTTTTAGATACTGGACAATTGTTTTGGAAAATATTAACTTCCCTTTGACCATGTACATGATCATTATCTTTAGGTATTGCAACTAAAACATTCCAATCTTCAGGAAAATCATAATGTGCAATAAGTTGAGGTGGTTTTGCATTAGATGCAGAAGATGGTAAAAAAGAACCTTTTTCTTTTAAACTATGTCCACCATCAACAATAAATCCCCCATAATCAAATGAAAAAGTACCAATACCAGAAGTACCCCCTCTTCCAACAATATTAGCTAATTTAACAGAGTTTTCACTATGTCCAATAATTTCAGTAATAATTTTTGCTGTAGCTAATGCCATTTGTGTTCCGGATCCTAAACCAGAATGTGTAAGATAAGATTTTTGAACTTCAAAATCAAATCCATAATCAATATCATAAAATTTACGAACTTTTTCTGCAGCTTTTATTATTTTACTACTACATTCTGACTTACTATCTCCACTAACTTCATTTTTAAAATCAACATTAATCTCGTTAGAGTTAGTTTCTTCTCCTTTTAATATAAAATTTGGTTGATTTATAGTAAATCCAATTCCTCCGTCAGTTCTACCATATGCACCACTCATATCAATTAAACACATATGAAGACGAGAGGGTGTTTTAATAATCATATTTAAGTGTCCTCGATTGTTTTTTTAAATAAATAAATCAACAGTGTTTTAAAAATTTGAGATTTTAAATTAAAAAAATCAAATTTAAATACCGTTATTAGTAACTAATATTTTTTTATTAACAATATATATTAAAGTTTTCTATAAGGTTCTAATAAAAAACCTTTTAAATAAGTAATATATACAAAATTTAAAAGTTTGTATTAAATTAAACAAAATTTCAGAAAAATAATAAAAATCAGATAAAAAATAGTATATGAAAATTAAAAATAAAGGAAAAATATTAGAAAAAATATAATAATAAAGATAAAAATTAAGTAAATAAGTATATTAAAACACATTATAAACTAAAAATAAATAAACAAAGATAAAATATAAATTAATAATAAAAACTAAAAAAAAGTTAATTTTATTAAAAACTTCAAAATTTAAGAAAAGTTAATTCTACTAAACACCTCTAAATCCAAGATAAATCATTAAATTAAAGAAAAAATTAATTTTACTAAACACCTCTAAATCCAAGATAAATCATTAAATTTAAAAATAAATAAGATTTAAAAATCTAAAAAAAATAAAAAGCAAAAAATAATACAAACAAAAAAAGCAAAAATAAAAAAAAATAGATTTTAAAAATGAAAAAACAATTATAAAATTTCATAACCTTGATTTTTAGCTTTAGTTACAAATACAATACCATCATCACCAAGGTAATCTTTAGTTTTCTCAACAATATCCTCATTATCCTCATCAAAGAAGGAATATAATGCAGGACCAAAAGAACTAATACCTACACCATAAGCACCATTATCATGAATAAATTTCATTAAATCTTTTGTTTTTTCATTTTGTATATCAATACCGACTTTATTAAAACCTTTATACTGCATCTCATTAACAGCTTTTCCAACTTCAATAATATCTTTTTCAAGCATGAAAGGTATAAGATTCATAAAAATAATATGAGATATCTCATTAACTTCTCTTGATGAAATAGGACATGTTTCTTTAAAGACATTAATTTCTTTTTTACCATTAACTCCATTAGATTTTGGAATTGCAATTAAAATATTCCAATCTTCAGGAAAATCATATCTTGCAATAAGTTTAGGAGGTTTAGCTGGTGAAGCTGAAGAAGGTAAAAAATCAGGTTTTTCTTCTTTACTATGACCGCCATCAACAATAAATCCACCAAAATCAAAGGAATAGGTACCAATACCAGAAGTACCTCCACGACCAATAATAGTAGATAAATCTACTGCATCTTTATGGATATCCATTAATTCAGTTATAATTTTTGCTGTAGCTAATCCTATTTGTGTTCCAGAACCTAAACCAGAATGTAATAAAAGAGATTTTTTAACTATAAAATCAAAACCTACATTAAGATTATAATAATCTAAGATTTTATTTGCTGCATTTTTAATCTTTTCAGTATATTCTGCTTTAATATCATTACTTAAGTCTTCTTCAAAACTAACAGTAATATCCGAAGAATCTGAAAAATTTCCTTCTAAAATAAAATTAGGTTGATCTAATGTAAGACCAATTCCTCCATCCATTCTTCCGTTTGACCCATCCATATTAATAAGAGCCATATGTAGACGAGAAGGTGTTTTAATAATCATATTTAAGTGTCCTCAATTGTTTTTAAATATATAATATAAAAAAATTAACTATTTTAATTTATTTCTTATTTAATTTAGAACTTTTTTATTAAAAGTATTAGTATATAAAAAAATAGTAACCTAAAAAATAATAATTAAAAAAAAATTAAAAGAATTATGCTTCTTTTTGTAATTCTTCAATTTTTTCTCTTTCTTTTCTGTTTAATGGTACTGAAAATTCTTGTTCAATACCTTCCCTAAATCTAGAATTCATAGTACAGAATGGGATAATTCTACCATCAGGAACTGCATAATGGATAATACATCTTTGTACTCTATCCTCATCAAAGTTATATGGATCCATAAAGTGCATACAAGAAATTAACATTGCATTAGTAGAGAATTCACCTAAAGCATCATAAGATTTATTTTTAAATACATCATATAAAATGTGTTTAATATCTAAGTCAGAAGGTGCTTTACTAGTATCTATAAAATTAGATAAATTTTTAATAGCACTAGCTGCAATTCTAGCTTTTGCAGCAAATTTACCTTCTTCCATTTTTTCAGC encodes:
- a CDS encoding beta-ribofuranosylaminobenzene 5'-phosphate synthase, encoding MIIKTPSRLHMCLIDMSGAYGRTDGGIGFTINQPNFILKGEETNSNEINVDFKNEVSGDSKSECSSKIIKAAEKVRKFYDIDYGFDFEVQKSYLTHSGLGSGTQMALATAKIITEIIGHSENSVKLANIVGRGGTSGIGTFSFDYGGFIVDGGHSLKEKGSFLPSSASNAKPPQLIAHYDFPEDWNVLVAIPKDNDHVHGQREVNIFQNNCPVSKSEVEQMSHIIFMNLIPFLLEHNIYEFGHCVDAIQERGFKKVEVGLQPPKFINLMQYMRESGAYGVGMSSFGPAIYTVFNKENDDIVKATKDYLDDDEVVFVTKAQNHGFELIK
- a CDS encoding beta-ribofuranosylaminobenzene 5'-phosphate synthase produces the protein MIIKTPSRLHMALINMDGSNGRMDGGIGLTLDQPNFILEGNFSDSSDITVSFEEDLSNDIKAEYTEKIKNAANKILDYYNLNVGFDFIVKKSLLLHSGLGSGTQIGLATAKIITELMDIHKDAVDLSTIIGRGGTSGIGTYSFDFGGFIVDGGHSKEEKPDFLPSSASPAKPPKLIARYDFPEDWNILIAIPKSNGVNGKKEINVFKETCPISSREVNEISHIIFMNLIPFMLEKDIIEVGKAVNEMQYKGFNKVGIDIQNEKTKDLMKFIHDNGAYGVGISSFGPALYSFFDEDNEDIVEKTKDYLGDDGIVFVTKAKNQGYEIL